From a region of the Streptomyces tirandamycinicus genome:
- a CDS encoding prenyltransferase/squalene oxidase repeat-containing protein, whose translation MTVPWRRQGRTEHLVLPGVLTAEQAAETVAGILAVQREDGAIPWFRGHHLDPWDHTEAAMALDAAGEHDAAARAYEWLARHQNEDGSWYAAYHDGEADRPTDRGRETNFCAYPAVGVWHHYLATGDDVFLDRMWPSVHAAIEFVLRLQRPGGQIGWKREAPEDGGAAVDDALLTGSSSVYHALRCALAIAEEREEPQPDWELAAGALGHAVRRHPERFLDKSRYSMDWYYPVLGGAVTGDEAKARIDARWDAFVVPGLGVRCVLPNPWVTGGESCELALALWAMGESDRALEILQSIGHLRAEAGMYWTGYVFEGERAVWPEELTTWTAGSLLLAVAALGGDEATTAVFGGERLPRGLEPECCR comes from the coding sequence GTGACCGTGCCCTGGCGCCGTCAGGGGCGTACCGAGCACCTCGTCCTGCCCGGCGTCCTCACCGCCGAGCAGGCCGCCGAGACCGTCGCCGGCATCCTCGCCGTCCAGCGCGAGGACGGGGCGATCCCCTGGTTCCGCGGGCACCACCTGGACCCCTGGGACCACACCGAGGCCGCCATGGCGCTGGACGCGGCGGGCGAGCACGACGCCGCGGCCCGCGCCTACGAGTGGCTGGCACGCCATCAGAACGAGGACGGCTCCTGGTACGCCGCGTACCACGACGGCGAGGCCGACCGGCCCACCGACCGGGGGCGGGAGACCAACTTCTGCGCCTATCCGGCCGTCGGCGTCTGGCACCACTACCTGGCCACCGGCGACGACGTGTTCCTGGACCGGATGTGGCCGTCCGTCCACGCGGCGATCGAGTTCGTACTCCGGCTCCAGCGGCCCGGCGGCCAGATCGGCTGGAAGCGCGAGGCCCCGGAGGACGGCGGCGCGGCGGTCGACGACGCCCTGCTGACCGGGAGTTCGTCCGTCTACCACGCGCTGCGCTGCGCCCTCGCCATCGCCGAGGAGCGCGAGGAGCCGCAGCCCGACTGGGAGCTGGCGGCCGGAGCCCTCGGGCACGCCGTCCGCCGCCACCCGGAGCGCTTCCTCGACAAGTCGCGCTACTCGATGGACTGGTACTACCCGGTCCTCGGCGGCGCCGTCACCGGCGACGAGGCCAAGGCCAGGATCGACGCGCGCTGGGACGCGTTCGTGGTCCCCGGACTCGGGGTGCGGTGCGTGCTGCCCAACCCGTGGGTGACCGGCGGGGAGAGCTGCGAACTGGCGCTGGCGCTCTGGGCGATGGGGGAGTCGGACCGGGCGCTGGAGATCCTCCAGTCCATCGGGCACCTGCGCGCCGAGGCCGGGATGTACTGGACCGGTTACGTCTTCGAGGGCGAGCGCGCCGTGTGGCCGGAGGAGCTGACCACCTGGACGGCGGGTTCGCTGCTGCTCGCGGTGGCCGCCCTGGGGGGCGACGAGGCGACCACCGCGGTGTTCGGCGGGGAGCGGCTGCCGCGCGGCCTCGAACCGGAGTGCTGCCGGTAG
- a CDS encoding class I SAM-dependent methyltransferase gives MLTVDFSRFPLAPGDRVLDLGCGAGRHAFECYRRGARVVALDRNAEEIREVATWFAAMKEAGEAPEGASATAMEGDALNLPFPDESFDVVIISEVMEHIPDDKGVLAEMVRVLRPGGRIAVTVPRYGPEKICWALSDAYHEVEGGHIRIYKADELLGRIREAGLRPYGSHHAHALHSPYWWLKCAFGVDNDKALPVRAYHKLLVWDIMKKPLLTRVAEQALNPLVGKSFVVYATKPHLPKADA, from the coding sequence GTGCTGACCGTCGACTTCTCCCGCTTTCCGCTCGCCCCGGGCGACCGCGTACTCGATCTCGGCTGCGGTGCCGGACGGCACGCGTTCGAGTGCTACCGGCGCGGAGCCCGGGTCGTGGCCCTCGACCGGAACGCCGAGGAGATCCGCGAGGTCGCCACCTGGTTCGCGGCGATGAAGGAGGCCGGCGAGGCACCCGAGGGCGCGAGCGCCACCGCGATGGAGGGCGACGCGCTCAACCTGCCCTTCCCCGACGAGTCGTTCGACGTCGTCATCATCTCCGAGGTGATGGAGCACATCCCGGACGACAAGGGCGTCCTCGCCGAGATGGTCCGGGTGCTCAGGCCCGGCGGCCGGATCGCGGTCACCGTGCCCCGCTACGGCCCCGAGAAGATCTGCTGGGCGCTGTCCGACGCGTACCACGAGGTCGAGGGCGGCCACATCCGCATCTACAAGGCCGACGAACTCCTCGGCAGGATCCGCGAGGCGGGCCTCAGGCCGTACGGCAGCCACCACGCCCACGCGCTGCACTCGCCGTACTGGTGGCTGAAGTGCGCGTTCGGCGTGGACAACGACAAGGCGCTGCCGGTGCGCGCGTACCACAAGCTCCTGGTCTGGGACATCATGAAGAAGCCCCTGCTCACCCGGGTCGCCGAGCAGGCGCTGAACCCGCTCGTCGGCAAGAGCTTCGTGGTGTACGCGACCAAGCCGCACCTGCCGAAGGCCGACGCGTGA
- a CDS encoding glycosyltransferase family 4 protein: protein MTAEAIAAGPHGGASGAGDRPLRIAFLTYKGNPFCGGQGVYVRHLSRELARLGHRVEVIGAQPFPVLDEGVPLTELPSLDLYRQPDPFRTPGRGEYRDWIDGLEVATMWTGGFPEPLTFSLRARRHLLARRGEFDVVHDNQTLGYGLLGDLGAPLVTTIHHPITVDRRLELDAAQDWRRRLSVRRWYGFTRMQKRVARRLPTVLTVSGSSEQEIVEHLGVRPERLRVVHIGADTELFSPDPSVAEVPGRIVTTSSADVPLKGLVFLVEALAKLRTERPDAHLVVVGKRAEDGPVARMIERYGLTEAVRFVKGISDRELVDLVRGAQVACVPSLYEGFSLPAAEAMATGTPLVATTGGAIPEVTGTDGETCLAVPPGDAHALAGALGRLLGDEALRRRIGTAGRDRVLSRFTWTRAAQGTAELYREAIAARPAPAGAR from the coding sequence GTGACCGCTGAGGCCATAGCGGCCGGGCCCCATGGGGGTGCGTCCGGCGCCGGTGACCGACCGCTGCGCATCGCGTTCCTCACCTACAAGGGCAACCCCTTCTGCGGGGGCCAGGGCGTCTACGTACGCCATCTGTCGCGCGAGCTGGCCCGCCTCGGCCACCGCGTCGAGGTGATCGGCGCCCAGCCCTTCCCGGTGCTCGACGAAGGCGTGCCGCTCACCGAGCTGCCCAGCCTCGACCTGTACCGGCAGCCCGACCCCTTCCGCACCCCCGGGCGCGGCGAGTACCGCGACTGGATCGACGGGCTGGAGGTCGCCACGATGTGGACGGGCGGCTTCCCCGAGCCGCTGACCTTCTCGCTGCGCGCACGGCGCCATCTGCTGGCGCGCCGGGGCGAGTTCGACGTCGTCCACGACAACCAGACCCTCGGCTACGGACTCCTCGGCGACCTCGGCGCACCGCTGGTCACCACCATCCACCACCCCATCACCGTCGACCGGCGGCTCGAACTCGACGCGGCGCAGGACTGGCGGCGGCGGCTGTCGGTGCGCCGCTGGTACGGCTTCACCCGGATGCAGAAGCGGGTCGCGCGCCGGCTGCCGACCGTCCTCACCGTCTCCGGCTCCTCCGAACAGGAGATCGTCGAGCACCTCGGTGTGCGGCCGGAGCGGCTGCGGGTCGTGCACATCGGCGCCGACACCGAACTCTTCTCGCCGGACCCGTCGGTCGCCGAGGTGCCCGGCCGGATCGTGACGACCTCCAGCGCCGACGTGCCGCTCAAGGGCCTGGTGTTCCTCGTCGAGGCGCTCGCCAAGCTCCGCACCGAGCGTCCGGACGCCCATCTGGTCGTCGTCGGCAAGCGCGCCGAGGACGGACCCGTGGCCCGGATGATCGAGCGGTACGGGCTCACCGAAGCCGTGCGGTTCGTGAAGGGCATCTCCGACCGGGAGCTGGTGGACCTCGTGCGCGGCGCCCAGGTGGCCTGTGTGCCGTCGCTGTACGAGGGGTTCTCGCTGCCGGCCGCCGAGGCGATGGCCACCGGCACCCCGCTGGTCGCCACCACCGGCGGCGCCATCCCCGAGGTCACCGGCACCGACGGGGAGACCTGCCTCGCCGTGCCGCCCGGCGACGCCCACGCCCTCGCCGGGGCGCTCGGCCGGCTCCTCGGGGACGAAGCGCTGCGCCGCCGCATCGGCACCGCCGGACGGGACCGCGTGCTGTCCCGCTTCACCTGGACCCGCGCGGCCCAGGGCACGGCGGAGCTCTACCGCGAGGCCATCGCGGCACGCCCGGCGCCGGCCGGGGCCCGATGA
- a CDS encoding TetR family transcriptional regulator yields the protein MSADARPAVPAALPLTERQEARRRRILHATAQLAGRGGFDAVQMREVAEAAGVALGTLYRYFPSKVHLLVATMQDQLEHLHGTLRKRPPAADSAAQRVAETLMRAFRALQREPHLADAMVRALTFADRSVSPEVDTVSRQTTAIILDAMGLEDPTPEQLSAVRVIEHTWHSALITWLSGRASIAQVRIDIETVCRLIDLTDPGRVRRSG from the coding sequence ATGAGCGCGGATGCCAGGCCGGCGGTGCCGGCGGCCCTGCCCCTGACGGAGCGCCAGGAGGCCAGGCGCCGGCGCATCCTGCACGCCACCGCCCAGCTGGCCGGTCGGGGCGGCTTCGACGCCGTGCAGATGCGCGAGGTAGCCGAGGCCGCGGGGGTCGCCCTCGGCACGCTGTACCGGTACTTCCCCTCCAAGGTGCACCTGCTCGTGGCCACGATGCAGGACCAGCTCGAGCATCTGCACGGCACCCTGCGCAAACGCCCGCCCGCCGCGGACAGCGCGGCGCAGCGGGTGGCCGAGACCCTGATGCGGGCGTTCCGCGCCCTGCAGCGCGAGCCGCATCTGGCGGACGCGATGGTCCGGGCGCTGACCTTCGCCGACCGCAGCGTCAGCCCCGAGGTGGACACGGTCTCGCGGCAGACCACGGCGATCATCCTGGACGCGATGGGCCTGGAGGACCCGACGCCGGAGCAGCTCTCGGCCGTCCGGGTCATCGAGCACACCTGGCACTCGGCCCTGATCACCTGGCTGTCCGGCCGGGCCTCCATCGCCCAGGTGCGGATCGACATCGAGACGGTCTGCCGGCTGATCGACCTCACGGACCCGGGGCGGGTCCGGCGGTCCGGCTGA
- a CDS encoding ferredoxin, translating into MGDRWQVEVDRGVCIGSGMCVSSAPGGFTLDTARQSHPTEPETDANDDVLAAAEGCPVEAISIRRSGGGAVVFPPEEPGA; encoded by the coding sequence ATGGGTGACCGCTGGCAGGTCGAGGTCGACCGGGGTGTGTGCATCGGATCGGGAATGTGTGTCAGCAGCGCGCCGGGCGGCTTCACGCTGGACACGGCCCGCCAGTCGCACCCCACCGAGCCGGAGACCGACGCGAACGACGACGTCCTCGCGGCGGCGGAGGGCTGCCCGGTCGAGGCCATCTCGATTCGGCGGTCCGGGGGCGGTGCGGTGGTGTTCCCGCCCGAGGAGCCCGGGGCGTAG
- a CDS encoding aldehyde dehydrogenase, whose translation MTGFVEHGKLFIGGELVDPRGTGTIEVVSPHTEQVIGRVPHASRADVDLAVSAARAAFDHGPWPRSSLEERLEAVGRIKDAIAVRHEEIARSISSQNGSPYSWSVLAQALGAMMVWDAALTVARDFTYEERRGGVLGPLLVRREPVGVVAAVAPWNVPQFVAAAKLAPALLAGCSVVLKPSPETPLDAYILADIAREAGLPEGVLSILPADREVGEYLVGHPGVDKVSFTGSVAAGRRVMEVAARNLTRVTLELGGKSAAVVLPDADPEAAVQGIVPTAWMNNGQACVAQTRILVPRARYDEYADAFAAAAGALVTGDPMDPATQVGPLVARRQQQRSLGYIAIGQAEGAKVLAGGGRPAGLDRGWYVEPTLFGGVDNAMRIAREEIFGPVVCLLPYGDEEEAAAIANDSEYGLSGSVWTADVEHGVDFARRIRTGTYSVNTFSLDMLGPFGGYKNSGLGREFGPEGYGEYFEHKMVHLPSGYGSETDG comes from the coding sequence ATGACCGGATTCGTCGAGCACGGAAAACTCTTCATCGGCGGGGAGCTGGTGGATCCCCGCGGTACCGGCACCATCGAGGTGGTCTCGCCGCATACCGAGCAGGTCATCGGACGTGTCCCGCACGCCTCGCGGGCCGATGTGGACCTGGCGGTTTCGGCCGCCCGCGCCGCGTTCGACCACGGTCCCTGGCCGCGGAGTTCGCTGGAGGAGCGTCTCGAGGCGGTCGGCAGGATCAAGGACGCGATCGCCGTACGGCACGAGGAGATCGCGCGCTCGATCAGCTCGCAGAACGGGTCGCCGTACTCCTGGAGCGTCCTGGCCCAGGCGCTCGGCGCCATGATGGTCTGGGACGCGGCCCTCACCGTGGCCCGTGACTTCACGTATGAGGAACGGCGCGGCGGAGTCCTCGGTCCGCTGCTCGTCCGCCGTGAACCGGTGGGCGTGGTCGCGGCCGTGGCGCCCTGGAACGTCCCGCAGTTCGTCGCGGCCGCCAAGCTCGCACCGGCCCTGCTCGCGGGCTGCTCCGTGGTCCTGAAGCCCTCGCCCGAGACCCCGCTGGACGCCTACATCCTGGCCGACATCGCCCGTGAGGCGGGGCTGCCCGAGGGCGTGCTGTCGATCCTGCCCGCCGACCGCGAGGTCGGCGAGTACCTCGTGGGGCATCCCGGCGTCGACAAGGTCTCCTTCACCGGCTCGGTCGCGGCGGGCAGGCGCGTGATGGAGGTCGCCGCCCGCAACCTCACCCGCGTCACGCTGGAACTCGGCGGCAAGTCCGCGGCGGTGGTGCTGCCCGACGCCGATCCGGAGGCGGCCGTCCAGGGCATCGTCCCGACGGCGTGGATGAACAACGGCCAGGCGTGTGTGGCCCAGACCCGCATCCTCGTCCCGCGCGCCCGCTACGACGAGTACGCCGACGCCTTCGCCGCGGCGGCCGGGGCCCTGGTGACCGGCGACCCGATGGACCCGGCGACCCAGGTCGGCCCGCTCGTCGCGCGCCGCCAGCAGCAGAGGTCGCTCGGCTACATCGCGATCGGCCAGGCGGAGGGCGCCAAGGTCCTCGCCGGGGGCGGCCGCCCGGCGGGCCTGGACCGCGGCTGGTACGTCGAGCCGACGCTCTTCGGCGGCGTCGACAACGCCATGCGGATCGCGCGCGAGGAGATCTTCGGCCCCGTCGTCTGCCTGCTGCCGTACGGCGACGAGGAGGAGGCCGCGGCGATCGCGAACGACTCCGAGTACGGGCTCAGCGGCAGCGTGTGGACGGCCGACGTCGAGCACGGCGTCGACTTCGCGAGGCGGATCAGGACCGGTACGTACAGCGTCAACACCTTCAGCCTCGACATGCTTGGCCCGTTCGGCGGATACAAGAACTCCGGGCTGGGGCGGGAGTTCGGTCCCGAGGGATACGGTGAGTACTTCGAGCACAAAATGGTGCATTTGCCGTCGGGATACGGGAGCGAGACTGATGGGTGA
- a CDS encoding MBL fold metallo-hydrolase, whose translation MTRVTEHGGGVWSLEVPIPDNPLGNTLVHVLDTGRGPVLVDTGWDDPASWKALSDGLGELGLAVADVHGVVVTHHHPDHHGLSGKVREASGAWIAMHAADIAVVRRTRDAPPGSWLGYLTGKLAAAGAPEEHLAPLLAARESGRMRTLPGLRAALPDREIAPGELLDLAGRRLRAVWTPGHTPGHVCLHLEEDHPANLPGRGRLFSGDHLLPGISPHIGLYEDPDDATVTDPLGDYLDSLERVGRLGAAEILPAHQHAFTDAPARVRELLAHHEERLTGLLALLAAPLTPWQLAERMEWNRPWDEIPYGSRTIAVSEAEAHLRHLVKLGRAEAVAGSDPMTYIAAAG comes from the coding sequence ATGACACGGGTGACGGAGCACGGCGGCGGGGTCTGGTCCCTGGAGGTCCCCATCCCGGACAACCCCCTGGGCAACACCCTGGTCCACGTCCTCGACACCGGCCGCGGGCCCGTCCTCGTCGACACCGGATGGGACGACCCCGCGTCCTGGAAGGCCCTCTCGGACGGGCTCGGCGAGCTGGGCCTCGCGGTGGCCGACGTCCACGGCGTGGTCGTCACGCACCATCACCCCGACCACCACGGGCTCTCCGGCAAGGTCCGGGAGGCGTCCGGGGCGTGGATCGCGATGCACGCGGCGGACATCGCCGTCGTCCGCCGCACCAGGGACGCCCCGCCCGGGTCCTGGCTGGGCTACCTGACCGGGAAGCTGGCCGCCGCCGGTGCGCCGGAGGAGCATCTGGCCCCGCTGCTCGCGGCCCGCGAGAGCGGCCGGATGCGGACCCTGCCCGGGTTGCGGGCGGCCCTGCCCGACCGCGAGATCGCCCCCGGTGAGCTCCTGGACCTGGCCGGGCGGCGGCTGCGCGCGGTCTGGACACCCGGCCACACGCCCGGCCATGTGTGCCTGCATCTGGAGGAGGACCATCCGGCGAACCTCCCCGGCCGCGGCCGGCTCTTCTCCGGCGACCATCTGCTGCCCGGCATCAGCCCGCACATCGGGCTGTACGAGGACCCCGACGACGCCACGGTCACCGACCCCCTCGGCGACTACCTCGACTCCCTGGAACGCGTCGGGCGGCTCGGCGCGGCCGAGATCCTCCCCGCGCACCAGCACGCCTTCACCGACGCCCCGGCCCGGGTCCGGGAACTCCTCGCCCACCACGAGGAGCGGCTCACCGGGCTGCTGGCCCTGCTCGCCGCACCGCTCACCCCGTGGCAACTGGCCGAACGCATGGAGTGGAACCGGCCGTGGGACGAGATCCCCTACGGCTCCCGCACCATCGCCGTCTCCGAGGCGGAGGCCCATCTGCGCCACCTGGTGAAACTGGGGCGCGCGGAAGCGGTGGCGGGCAGCGACCCCATGACGTACATCGCCGCGGCGGGCTGA
- a CDS encoding PaaI family thioesterase: protein METETTRRGLFWDVQAGRVPPPPAATLLGWELVQVDPERGTIEVAFHAGDQFTNPVGVIQGGFLAAMLDDTLGPALVASLPENQFAPTLDLHVQFLRPARPGRLVGRGRVVQRGKEVCFLAGELVDPEGKPVAVATATARIQTVRQ, encoded by the coding sequence ATGGAGACGGAGACGACGAGACGCGGGCTGTTCTGGGATGTGCAGGCGGGGCGGGTGCCACCGCCGCCTGCGGCGACGCTTCTCGGCTGGGAACTGGTGCAGGTGGATCCGGAGCGGGGGACGATCGAGGTGGCGTTCCACGCCGGTGATCAGTTCACGAACCCCGTGGGCGTGATCCAGGGCGGGTTCCTGGCCGCGATGCTCGACGACACCCTGGGGCCGGCGCTGGTCGCGTCGCTGCCGGAGAACCAGTTCGCTCCGACCCTCGATCTTCATGTCCAGTTCCTCCGTCCCGCCCGGCCCGGACGGCTCGTGGGACGGGGACGCGTGGTGCAGCGCGGGAAGGAGGTGTGCTTTCTCGCCGGTGAGCTCGTCGATCCCGAGGGAAAGCCCGTGGCCGTGGCGACGGCGACCGCGCGGATCCAGACCGTCCGTCAGTGA
- a CDS encoding prenyltransferase/squalene oxidase repeat-containing protein: MPVRRSAAALTAASAVLCVAAAPAATAAPTPSPSAALPAGLYGTKDPTYDGVWRQSLALLAQDAVETVPAEQAVGWLTGQQCANGGFASYRADVSRACDAKTMLDTNATAAAVQALHALGGHRDAVDKGLGWLKSVQNEDGGWSYNPGMPSDANSTSVVIGAFAAAKARPGQVRSKSGKSPFDALVTFAVPCAEKAGGGAFAYQPDQSGKLLANGDATAAAVLAGLGHGLVVTGTEPDGSPATCQAAAKATAEQSARNGAAYLAGALAKTGHLDSPPMPGATDPAPQPDFGNTADAVVALSAAGHGDKADASVQWLAKNSAAWAKDAGPAAYAQLILAAHAHGDDPRDFGGADLVRQLNATGPAPVSTTAPPAPKAQGDAGEEGKGGDSAGIWWMVGAGVAAGAGIGILLSGRRKNKQQ, encoded by the coding sequence ATGCCCGTACGCCGCAGCGCAGCCGCGCTCACCGCCGCTTCCGCCGTGCTCTGCGTGGCCGCTGCCCCGGCGGCGACGGCCGCCCCCACGCCCTCCCCCTCGGCCGCGCTCCCGGCCGGGCTGTACGGCACGAAGGACCCGACCTACGACGGTGTCTGGCGTCAGTCGCTGGCCCTGCTCGCCCAGGACGCCGTCGAGACCGTGCCCGCCGAGCAGGCCGTCGGCTGGCTGACCGGCCAGCAGTGCGCGAACGGCGGCTTCGCCTCCTACCGTGCCGACGTGTCCCGGGCGTGCGACGCGAAGACCATGCTGGACACCAACGCCACCGCCGCCGCCGTGCAGGCCCTGCACGCCCTCGGCGGCCACCGGGACGCCGTGGACAAGGGCCTTGGATGGCTGAAGTCCGTGCAGAACGAGGACGGCGGCTGGAGCTACAACCCCGGCATGCCGTCCGACGCGAACTCCACGTCCGTCGTGATCGGCGCCTTCGCCGCGGCCAAGGCGCGGCCCGGCCAGGTCAGGTCGAAGAGCGGCAAGAGCCCGTTCGACGCGCTCGTCACGTTCGCCGTGCCGTGCGCGGAGAAGGCCGGCGGCGGCGCGTTCGCGTACCAGCCCGACCAGTCCGGCAAGCTGCTCGCGAACGGCGACGCCACCGCGGCCGCCGTCCTCGCCGGGCTGGGCCACGGCCTGGTCGTCACCGGCACCGAGCCGGACGGTTCCCCCGCCACCTGCCAGGCGGCGGCGAAGGCCACCGCCGAGCAGTCGGCCCGCAACGGCGCCGCGTACCTGGCCGGGGCGCTGGCGAAGACCGGCCACCTGGACTCGCCGCCGATGCCGGGCGCCACCGACCCCGCCCCGCAGCCGGACTTCGGCAACACCGCGGACGCGGTCGTCGCGCTCTCCGCCGCCGGGCACGGCGACAAGGCGGACGCGTCGGTCCAGTGGCTGGCGAAGAACTCCGCCGCGTGGGCGAAGGACGCCGGCCCGGCCGCGTACGCGCAGCTGATCCTCGCGGCGCACGCCCACGGCGACGACCCGAGGGACTTCGGCGGCGCCGATCTCGTCCGGCAGCTGAACGCGACCGGTCCCGCGCCGGTCTCCACCACCGCGCCGCCGGCCCCGAAGGCGCAGGGCGACGCGGGCGAGGAGGGCAAGGGCGGCGACAGCGCCGGGATCTGGTGGATGGTCGGGGCCGGCGTCGCCGCGGGTGCCGGTATCGGGATCCTGCTCAGCGGCCGCAGGAAGAACAAGCAGCAGTGA
- a CDS encoding SCO2322 family protein — MTRGWLTALLLALGAVLAAPGLAGQAQAAGYRYWSFWQSGGSGWAYATQGPATARPADGTVDGYRFSVSADSQDAAKPRSAPSFAELCADTPARPGAKRVAVVIDFGTGADAPAGEKPPSARASGCASVPSDATSAEALAAVAAPLRYNAGALLCAISGYPRTGCGEQVSAGDQDVPAEPGTSSPPTGQGPGGGPEGGPGGSSGEAAEQGATAAEGTDEGPSVGLFAGVAAVLALGGAAFWQSRRRG; from the coding sequence GTGACACGCGGGTGGCTGACCGCGCTGCTCCTCGCGCTCGGCGCCGTGCTCGCGGCGCCGGGCCTGGCCGGGCAGGCGCAGGCGGCCGGTTACCGGTACTGGTCGTTCTGGCAGTCCGGCGGGAGCGGCTGGGCCTACGCCACCCAGGGACCGGCCACGGCACGGCCCGCCGACGGCACGGTGGACGGATACCGGTTCTCCGTCAGCGCGGACTCGCAGGACGCGGCGAAGCCGCGCAGCGCTCCCTCCTTCGCGGAGCTGTGCGCGGACACACCCGCGAGACCCGGCGCCAAGCGGGTCGCCGTCGTGATCGACTTCGGCACCGGTGCGGACGCCCCGGCCGGGGAGAAGCCCCCGTCGGCGCGGGCCTCCGGCTGCGCCTCGGTCCCGTCGGACGCGACCAGCGCGGAGGCCCTGGCGGCGGTGGCGGCGCCCCTCCGCTACAACGCGGGCGCGCTGCTGTGCGCGATCTCCGGCTACCCGAGGACGGGCTGCGGCGAGCAGGTGTCGGCCGGGGACCAGGACGTGCCCGCCGAGCCGGGCACCTCCTCCCCGCCGACCGGGCAGGGGCCCGGGGGAGGACCCGAAGGAGGGCCCGGGGGAAGTTCCGGGGAAGCTGCCGAGCAGGGGGCCACGGCGGCCGAGGGCACCGACGAGGGCCCCTCGGTGGGGCTCTTCGCGGGCGTCGCGGCCGTCCTCGCGCTGGGCGGGGCGGCGTTCTGGCAGTCCCGCCGCCGCGGATGA
- a CDS encoding L,D-transpeptidase family protein — translation MHGGERAVVDAADRRGRGRGGCRGGGAGGGRGSGAGPAGLPGLGPRTGELVPDGTRQALLVRGRSTNSSESTATLYERDGENRWRAVAGPWPARNALKGWTDEHWAGDHRTPIGVFGLTDAGGRLPDPGTRLPYHQSEEFVAVGTGFRGESLRGSFDYVVAINYNRESGLTPLDERRPMGWDRGGGVWIHVDHDGPTQGCISLDLDRMAELLRRLDPGKRPVVVMGDGESLAR, via the coding sequence GTGCACGGCGGTGAACGAGCCGTAGTGGACGCGGCGGACCGACGGGGCCGGGGCCGGGGCGGGTGCAGAGGCGGAGGCGCAGGCGGCGGCAGAGGCTCAGGGGCGGGCCCCGCCGGACTGCCCGGTCTCGGGCCCAGGACCGGCGAACTCGTTCCCGACGGCACCCGCCAGGCCCTCCTGGTGAGGGGGAGGTCCACCAACTCCAGTGAGTCCACGGCGACGCTGTACGAGCGCGACGGGGAGAACCGCTGGAGGGCCGTCGCCGGGCCGTGGCCGGCGCGCAACGCCCTGAAGGGATGGACCGACGAGCACTGGGCCGGGGACCACCGCACGCCGATCGGTGTCTTCGGGCTCACCGACGCGGGCGGCCGGCTGCCCGACCCGGGCACCCGGCTCCCGTACCACCAGTCCGAGGAGTTCGTGGCCGTCGGCACCGGCTTCCGGGGCGAGAGCCTGAGGGGGTCCTTCGACTACGTGGTGGCGATCAACTACAACAGGGAGTCCGGACTGACCCCGCTCGACGAGCGGCGGCCCATGGGCTGGGACCGGGGCGGCGGCGTCTGGATCCACGTCGACCACGACGGCCCCACCCAGGGGTGCATCTCGCTCGACCTGGACCGGATGGCGGAGCTGCTGCGCAGGCTGGACCCGGGCAAGCGGCCGGTGGTCGTGATGGGGGACGGGGAGTCGCTGGCGCGCTGA